A genome region from Candidatus Hydrogenedentota bacterium includes the following:
- a CDS encoding MBL fold metallo-hydrolase yields MRRILYLAFVLALAASLAGCAAPACRKDKPVGTTTFTLWQLPNQTNSQIMSYVLQTKGGKLIVIDGGVAGDAPYLREFLRAHGNRVDVWFLTHPHDDHMNAMHELVKNPDGLTIGPIYASMPDRDWVNLYCNEADKKQYAEFVATMQSANRELIELRLGQTFRIDGVRIEVLGVKNPEFHNNPLNNSSAVLRVWDSNKSVLFLGDLGYEGGNKLLASPYAKRLHCDYVQMAHHGQNGVSREFYRTVNPTYCLWPTPKWLWDNDSGGGKGSGKWKTLEVREWMSQLPVKQHYVMCEGLQTIE; encoded by the coding sequence ATGCGAAGAATTCTGTATCTGGCATTTGTACTGGCGTTGGCCGCGAGCCTCGCGGGCTGCGCTGCGCCTGCATGTCGTAAGGATAAGCCCGTCGGTACGACGACGTTCACCTTGTGGCAGCTTCCCAACCAGACGAACTCGCAGATCATGTCGTACGTGCTGCAAACGAAAGGCGGAAAACTCATCGTCATCGACGGTGGCGTCGCGGGCGATGCCCCTTACCTGCGCGAGTTCCTGAGAGCGCACGGGAATAGGGTGGACGTATGGTTTCTGACCCATCCACACGACGATCACATGAATGCCATGCATGAGCTCGTCAAGAACCCCGACGGACTCACCATCGGCCCCATTTATGCCTCGATGCCTGATAGGGACTGGGTCAATCTGTACTGCAACGAGGCCGACAAGAAACAATACGCCGAGTTTGTCGCGACGATGCAATCGGCCAATCGCGAGCTGATTGAATTGCGTCTCGGCCAGACGTTTCGGATTGACGGTGTCAGAATTGAAGTGCTTGGCGTCAAGAACCCGGAATTTCACAACAACCCGCTGAACAACTCGAGCGCCGTCCTGCGCGTTTGGGATTCCAACAAGAGTGTTCTCTTCCTCGGCGACCTGGGATATGAGGGCGGCAACAAGTTGCTCGCGAGTCCCTACGCCAAACGCCTCCACTGCGACTATGTGCAAATGGCGCACCACGGCCAAAACGGCGTGTCGCGCGAGTTCTATCGCACGGTCAACCCCACGTATTGCCTCTGGCCAACGCCGAAATGGCTTTGGGACAATGATTCGGGCGGCGGCAAAGGTTCGGGCAAGTGGAAGACGCTTGAGGTCCGCGAGTGGATGAGCCAATTGCCAGTGAAGCAACACTACGTCATGTGCGAGGGCCTACAGACTATCGAGTAG
- a CDS encoding alginate lyase family protein → MSLLKVTALFCLALSSASAAEGLPRVFLLDGQSLVDTRARVQAGDSAFTVPIAALRTAADAALTAGPFSVMDKPFTPPSGDKHDYMSVGPYWWPDPTKKDGLPYINKDGEVNPDRNKYDNVGLGSMARNATLLAQAYWFTGEEKYAERAALLVRVWFLDEATRMNPNLKYGQAVPGRSEGRGIGIIDTAGLADFLDSIGLLAGSKSWTGSDQAGLVQWFKEYTNWLTTHPYGIAESQEKNNHGTWYDVQVATFALFTGDEALAKKVLSEVGSKRIAAQIEPDGGQPLELRRTNSYNYSVMNLRAFFNLARLGEHTGVDLWHFQTEDGRSIRKALDYILNHAFGSEKWAYKNLKPIAPKVILPMTWRAARVYKDGEYAQWQTKIGKDQWPSGADVLLFPIP, encoded by the coding sequence ATGTCGCTACTCAAAGTCACTGCTCTCTTCTGTCTCGCACTGAGTTCTGCCTCCGCTGCCGAGGGTCTCCCTCGCGTCTTCCTGCTCGATGGCCAATCGCTCGTCGACACGCGGGCCAGAGTGCAGGCCGGCGATTCGGCGTTCACGGTGCCGATAGCGGCATTGCGAACGGCGGCGGACGCGGCCCTGACCGCAGGTCCGTTCTCGGTCATGGATAAGCCCTTCACGCCGCCGAGCGGCGATAAGCACGACTACATGAGCGTCGGGCCCTACTGGTGGCCCGACCCAACCAAGAAGGATGGACTGCCGTATATCAACAAAGATGGCGAAGTGAATCCGGATCGCAACAAGTACGACAACGTCGGCCTAGGCTCGATGGCGCGAAATGCCACGCTATTGGCGCAGGCCTACTGGTTCACCGGCGAAGAGAAATATGCCGAACGCGCCGCTCTGCTTGTGCGCGTGTGGTTCTTGGATGAAGCGACCCGCATGAATCCGAATCTGAAGTATGGGCAGGCAGTTCCCGGGCGTAGCGAGGGCCGCGGAATCGGCATTATCGACACGGCTGGCCTGGCGGACTTCCTCGATTCGATCGGGCTGCTGGCTGGCTCGAAATCGTGGACGGGCTCGGATCAGGCGGGGCTCGTGCAGTGGTTCAAAGAGTACACGAACTGGCTCACTACGCACCCATACGGCATTGCCGAATCCCAGGAGAAGAACAACCACGGCACGTGGTATGACGTGCAGGTTGCCACATTTGCGTTGTTCACGGGCGATGAAGCTCTGGCGAAGAAAGTCCTCTCGGAAGTCGGAAGTAAACGCATTGCCGCGCAAATCGAACCGGATGGCGGCCAACCCCTCGAACTCCGGCGCACAAACTCGTACAACTACAGCGTGATGAACCTGCGCGCATTCTTCAATCTGGCGCGGCTTGGCGAACACACGGGCGTTGACTTGTGGCACTTCCAGACTGAAGACGGACGCAGCATTCGCAAAGCGCTCGACTACATTCTTAATCATGCGTTTGGCAGCGAAAAATGGGCGTACAAGAATCTGAAGCCCATTGCACCAAAGGTCATCTTGCCTATGACCTGGCGCGCGGCGCGAGTCTACAAAGACGGCGAATACGCGCAGTGGCAGACCAAGATCGGTAAAGATCAGTGGCCCTCTGGAGCGGATGTGCTTCTTTTTCCGATCCCCTAG